Below is a window of Oxyura jamaicensis isolate SHBP4307 breed ruddy duck chromosome 21, BPBGC_Ojam_1.0, whole genome shotgun sequence DNA.
CGCTACACTGATATAGATTCATTTCAGAGAGACTTGGTATTCAGGGAAGAACTATGCTATCAAATGTGTGTCCTATTTTCTGTGCACTTCTCCAGCCAAAGCAAGATAGCagacgtggaaaaaaaaacaaaaggtgtGCTGACCTGTACATTTAGTGAGGGGTGGAGTTTTTAGTTTTGTCACATCCAGAGACTGAGTTTGTATGCATTGTCAAGATCCAACATACAGTTTCTCCTACACCACCTACTCATAAGCTGTTAACATGCTTGTTTTCCCTGATCAGAAGTAAAAAAGCTGAATGTTTGTGTTGTGATTgttgcagaaaaacagagtCCTTATgtgaagattatttttccacagCTCCTTAAGACTTTCAAATGTTACTTTATCTTCCATCATAACTTAGTTTCTTCTTTGGGCAGTAAGCTTGCAATGACAGAGCTTTCACAATGCTTGTCTTATAGATATTTCTGAGACTGAGGGCCCCACTAAGTCCAGATAAGTTACCGTGACTGCTACTGCCACTCAGTTCTTACTGAAGatttgtataaaaacaaaacaaaacaaaacaaaacaaaaaaaaaaaaaaaagaaaaccactagCATACTAATAGATGGTTTCCACTCTTCTAGACTGCACTGAACATGATCACCAGGTGTCTTGCTGCAGACTTGAAATCGGATGgaattctctgtatttctttgcATCCAGGCTGGGTTCAGACAGACATGGGCGGAAACATGGTTAGTGACATCTCTGAAAACATGGAAGTATGATTCCCTTGTTGTCCCAAACCCTGACCAACAACCTTCAGTACAGTATACACTTCCATGCATTGCAGAGGCATATTATGCAGCATGAAATACACCTGATTTGATTCTAGTAACTCCTTAGATGCATTTGATTGTATTCTGTCAGATATTGCCATTAATAATTCAacactgattttctttccaggcTCCCCTGCAGGTGCAAGAGACTATCCCAAGTATTCTCTCTGTTCTGGATGGTCTTGGTGAAAAAGATAACGGCTCCTTCCTGGACTGGCAAGGGGAAACTCTACCATGGTAGATGTGCACAGTATACAACAGAAACAGCATGTCAGTCACTATTCAACTTGTGCCAGTAATGTCTCCTCCGTCTCCAGGATTTTCTTACGTGCTAGTTGAAACATACAGTCTAATATCCATCCTCTCTCTAGGTGTATTTGGAAAGGCTTGACTCTTCTTTGGTATTGCTACTGCTCTGTTTTAATGCTTCCTGCAAATACTACTGTGTTTTTAGTGATGGGTCTCTCCTGGAACCacttaaaatagattaaaaactGTAAGTTAAATCCAGGGGTTGGTTCCTCTTTGCTTCCAGTACCATACCAagcctccctctctgcagaaGTCAGTGATCTGCCCTCAGGCCTGACCTGACAGCACAGGCTGTTGGATTCCAGTACGTTCAATTTGCTGGAGGCATGTCTCTGGAAAAGGTCCTCCAGTTTCGTCCACTCCTACATGAGCCAAGGCTGAAATTGCCTAGTCCTGAACGTGGATTTGGTACCTCTGTAAGCTCCTCAGCAGCTTCCAAGCGTCTCCAGGCTGATTACACCAGGCACTTGCTTTGTTCCCAGTGCGTGACTAACATCCTGATATCGGGGTGGGAATGTGGTTTTGTATATAAACTTCTGAAGTGTCTTCAATAAAGTCTTGTTTAAACAGATTACCTGTTTACTGAGCTACTTTAGTTAATTCCTCTGCATGTAGGTCTCTCTTCCCTGACCAGAGATCTGTACTTTCAGGCAGAAAGTCTAACCATTGCTGTCTCCTTCAGGCTAGATGGGTTTAATGTGGGGGAGCACACCTGAGACTGAGGCAGCCCCTATTTCTGGtcagaaatactgaaagcaGCTGGTGAAAAGATCTCTGTGTTCTGGCTGAGGTAGGGATAAAAGCAACAAGTTCTTTGAAGTCTGGGATTGGTTTCAGCATCGCTCCTTCATGCCAGCTGATTACGTGCTTTCATGCTGTGCCAAGATGGCAGGTTCTTGTGCCCAGAGCAGACAAACAAGAGCGAGGTAAGTGGGAGAGGCAGGCGTGGCCATTCCTGGACAGCAGCCACCCTCAGATGCATCTCAGGGTGTGTAGGGGAGAGGTGTCTGCCCTCATCTCCCCATCCCTGTGGTGACAGGGACGTGAAGCCTCCCTGTAACAGCAGCTAGTTACCCCATGCTCTGACCTATTGCTagtgagctgctgctgtcaccaggcAGGTGGACAAAGCACGATGCTCTCCTCTCACCTGAGAACCACTGATTTCCCTCAGACTGAGACTGCACAGTCAGCACAAACAGCTCAGTTTGAAAGCTGCTGCTTAGTTTGAACCAAACCTCAGAAGGGGAGCTGGTGTGCCTCCTGTGGGCAGGAGACAGGGAGGAGACGGCTGCGGGGAAGGGGAAAACTGAGGGGAAGGAGAACACTTGTTTGCAACTGCCTTCATTCAGAACCattacaaatgctttttattcCGCGGGCCGAGCTCCCTGGACATCCAGAACCCGGTCACTTTCCCTCCAAGCCCTCACTGCCGCCATTTCCCTGGGGCATGCGGCTGGAAGCGGGGGATCCCCTCGCGTATCCCCGGCGGGCGCCATCAGGGGGCGCTGCCGCGGCCGGCCCCGGAACTTCCGAGGCGGCAGCGGGCGGGGATGGTGAGTGATGGCGGCCCGGGGCAGGCCCGGGGCCCGGGGCCCGGCACGGTGGAGCCCGCTGTGAGCCGAGCCCCggcaccgggggctgcgggggggcaggctgcccggggggctgcggtCCCGCCTCGGTGCGGATCCGTTCCTCTCAGCCGCAGGGCAGCGGGCGCCTGCTTTGCGCTCCTGTTTTGTGCGGTGGGAGCAACGCCTTGGTACTGAGCTGGGCAGAAAGGTGTAAGCAGGGCTGAAGTTGCCTAATTTTGAAATAGTAGGGGCTGGGTTAAAAACACGGGAACTCGGCAACATCAGTGCTTGTGGGCCGGGCCCCTCCAGCAGTATTCAGCAAGGTGTTTGTAAAGCAGGGGGTACTCAGAGGGCCTTAGCTTGTCTGTTGGGGGTTTGGGGCTAAATTTCAAAACTTTaactttgaaaatttatttttttttaacttttttttttttaactttttaataattttttcaaAGTGTGAAGATAACACGCTCGCTTCATTGAATAAACGTTCTTATTTTGACAGTCATTACTGCGGCTGACAGGGcgaatgaagtgaaaaaaaatgttaatatccCAGCTGACTTCCAGGTTACTGAAGGCTTCCCGAGTTGCAGGTAAATGGGCAGTGCAGCCcggctttctgtttgtttttgggggTAATTGGGCTCCCGGAAAGCTCTTTTCCTGCAAGCGGGGCAGGAGCGGTGAGGCTGTTGGTTGAGTCAAGCGGTTGTGGTGTTACTACTTCTGTGCCTGTTCTGTCAGCGTTGTGTAGCTCTAATTTGACTTCTGTTAAGCTAAGGAGGTTTCTTAGCAGCAGAAAAGCTTAATACTGAGAACAGTTTTCAGCTGTTCTGAGTTGCACTTACGCTACACAGTAAAATATCGTACAATGTAATTTTAGTTGATGTAACATCGTTaagtcaaattaaaaaatgctttcttgatTTTATGACGGGAATTTCATTGTTTCTAAGTAGCTTCCTTTATTACGTGATTTTGGCTGTAATTGTCTGGTAGTTGTAGAGCTGGGCAGagctttttaaaagatgtttctaGAAAATTCTGCCTCCTAAGtgaaattcttttcttctcaaaggCCACCTTTTGCCAAGGTCAgtgtcttcctttctttgctaTCATTCTACATCTGTGAACTATAGCACGCAGCCCTCTAATAAGAATGGAGCCCAACCTCAGCGGTGGCATGCACTGGACCCTGAACTGGAAGAGATGCTGGTCCCCAGAAAACTTTCCATCACCCCCTTAGAAAGCTGGCTGACAGTTAGATACTCCCTTCCTAAAGCAGAAGTTGTCAATGCTCAGGAAGAAGCGGGCTATGAACCTCTGCAGAAATATGACTGTCCCCCATCTGAGGAGGGAGCTGAtgtggaggaaggggaaggagcacCGAGCAGCAAGGTTCAGTGTAAGAACGTGCTGAAGATCcgcagaaggaaaatgaatcgACACAAGTTCAAAAAGCTGCTAAAGCGAAGGAAGTTTGTACGGAGGAGGATAAAGGAAGGTCGCAAGAAGAAACGTCAGGTAGGCTTGGGCTAAAGAGAACGTCTTAACCTAAATGCACACCCTTCTCAAACTGCTCTCTGTTCTGGATGATGTTTTTAGATGGAATTGAATTATAGAAAagtggcagcagctcctgagaAATTTAGCTTAAGTTAATTCCGTATTTACTGGTCCAGGAGCATTTTCTGATTCGCTGTTTTGTGTTTCACCTGTACATCCTCAAAAACTGTAATTTAGaatatttctgtgcttgtaAACAGATGTGTGAGTAACTGAAATATCTGTAGCTACTGGAGAATTTTTGCGTTTGCGTGGAAGATTAATTTATGTGGTTGTGTTATGTCAGGAATTCTGGTTTAATCTCAATTTTCTGCCTGTCTTGCTGGCATCCTCAAGCACTTCTATGAAGACACTGTAGGAAGAGACCAtcctgttgtctttttttttatatagaacCCTTTTACTTTCCCTAATAGAAAGGGTGAAGGGGGCCTTCATTCAATTTGTAGATATTTTTCAGTACTGCCTTTCAATAGTCTGTTAGGTCTGCTACGATATAGTTTAATTGATTCTTTGTTAATTTTCTAATTGTTTAGATGCCTCGTTAAAGGGGGCTAAATAGATTCTTTACAtttgtgggaaacagtgtcaaacaCTTTATGACGAGAAATCCTCTTACTTTTCATACGGTTTCACTGTCCATCTTCTCAGTGTTCCTACCACAGAATTTTTAAGAGAATGCTACCAAGATCCTTGTGCATTTTAGATGCATTTTCTGCAGGAAGGCTTACTGTGTGTTGATGTTTGGAAGAAGCTGCCTGgataaaagcatttgtttaaCTTTTGCGCATAGGTTCTCCTTGGGACACTTGGGCAATGACTGATTACTTGAGTGCTGCACCTGAACTGTTaccattctctctctttttcctctgttttaggTAAAATTTGAGAAAGACTTGGAGCGCATCTGGAAAAGAGCTGGTTTGAAAAATCCTCCAGCAGGATGGCAGACACCCaagatatttctgaaaagttCAAAGCGATAAAAACACTTGTAATGAGTTTTCACATgtaattgtaattaaaaaaatatataagtaaGCAGACTTCTTTCAACCTTTTTCTGAGTGCGTTAGGATTAGTAGGAGGTCGCTCTGAGTCTTGATGAGCAGTTTTCCAATGGCAGACCTGACAGCAGCGTGCTTTTCCTCCCCAGGAGAGTGGCGTGAACCCTTGTGTGGTGCCTTGGCAGCGCTGTGTACAgtccagtgctgctgctgccagctgtacTGAGCAAAGACGTCTTAGCCTGCAGCTGAATTTCTGAAGTTGCTCTTTAGGATTAGACCGAGTAATGCACTGTTAAAAACAATTGGTTGTGGGAGAGGCAATAAGTGAAAGACCTCTTCTAATTGTTAGTGTAGCTGCAAAGGACACCAGCAGtttgaaaattcttttcaaGTGGCATTGTTTCGTAGGCTTACTGAAGGAGGGCTGATGCTTATAAGTGAAATGGGCGTTGGATCAGAATTccataaattatttctgcaaaagaGTTACCCGATAcctttgtgtgcgtgtgttttaCGGACATTGCATGAGCATCCTTAAAAggcatatttgttttttctgttctgtaggCCCTAATAAcacaaaaaagttatttttctatgacTGACCCTTGTCATACAGAACATCCAGGTATTGCTATCAGTAAAAGTTCAATGCACGTTACTCAGTAATTACAAGAACAGCTTTGTACCTGAGATAACCCTGTTGTGATCAGCTGTTCTTACATGTCTGAAAAGAGtcaggaaagctgggaaaaatatagatgtttattttaaacccTGTCAAGGGGCTTGATATCTTGCTTCCGTGTTGGATTctgcttttgatattttttttgaggCAGTTAACTTGGGTCCTGTGCGATTGAGTTCTTCCCTGTCACTGGTTAAGTGGGGTGGACTGGCCtctgggagaaaggaagggaaaacgAATTCCACGGGCTCTTCATCCTGCAGCCTACAGAGGAGCTAACTTGAAAATGTATTCCCTTTTATCTGCTCGGAGCAGGACGCTTCACTAAgctgaaagggaggaaaaactaTTCGCTGGGATGTATTGCGGTGAGGTAAAGTTTAATCTCCCTGCGGAAGGAGAGATGACGCCTAGCATACAGTGAACATTTCTGAGGCTTTCTGCTGTTCTTGT
It encodes the following:
- the AURKAIP1 gene encoding aurora kinase A-interacting protein: MLISQLTSRLLKASRVAGHLLPRSVSSFLCYHSTSVNYSTQPSNKNGAQPQRWHALDPELEEMLVPRKLSITPLESWLTVRYSLPKAEVVNAQEEAGYEPLQKYDCPPSEEGADVEEGEGAPSSKVQCKNVLKIRRRKMNRHKFKKLLKRRKFVRRRIKEGRKKKRQVKFEKDLERIWKRAGLKNPPAGWQTPKIFLKSSKR